A segment of the Kazachstania africana CBS 2517 chromosome 2, complete genome genome:
TGCTTTCTGGCAGACTCATCAGCTTGTATTAATAGTTACTCGATTCTTCTATACGTATATTACAATTATTCAACTAAACCAGAACAGTCAAGATGGGTAAGAAGAACACAAAAGGTGGTAAAAAAGGTAGAAGAGGAAAGAACGAAACCGACGGTCCAAAGCGTGAATTATATTACAAGGAAGAAGGCCAAGAATATGCACAAATCACCAAAATGTTGGGTAACGGTAGAGTCGAAGCTACCTGTTTCGATGGTATCAAAAGAATGGCCCACATTAGAGGTAAGTTAAGAAAGAAGGTCTGGATGGGTCAAGGTGATATCATCCTTGTCTCATTGAGAGATTTCCAAGATGATCAATGTGATGTCGTCCACAAATATAACTTAGATGAAGCTAGAACTTTAAAGAACCAAGGTGAATTACCAGAAAATGCTAAGATTAATGAAGGTGAAAACTTCGGTTTCGaatctgat
Coding sequences within it:
- the TIF11 gene encoding translation initiation complex factor eIF1A (similar to Saccharomyces cerevisiae TIF11 (YMR260C); ancestral locus Anc_8.812), whose amino-acid sequence is MGKKNTKGGKKGRRGKNETDGPKRELYYKEEGQEYAQITKMLGNGRVEATCFDGIKRMAHIRGKLRKKVWMGQGDIILVSLRDFQDDQCDVVHKYNLDEARTLKNQGELPENAKINEGENFGFESDEEVNFEFGNADDDEDEDGDDDLDIDDI